In Paenibacillus stellifer, the DNA window CGTTCGTGTTAAAGCTGACCGTATAGGTGCGCGGCACCCACTTCGCGTAGATCGTCAGATCGCTGCTCACTGTGCTGGCGAAGTTATATTCATGCGTCAGTTCGCTGTCGGAGTACCAGCCGGCGAATGCGTACCCGTACTTGCCGGGATCGTCGTCTGGACGAACCGCAGTACTGCCATTATCGACCTTTTGGGACTCAACAGTCGTACCACCGTCGGTGTTAAAGGTGACGTTAAATGCGACAGATTCCCATTTTGCTTCCAACTGGATATTCGCGGTAATCGGAGTATTGAAATCAAATATCACATTCGTTCCGCCATAGTACCAGCCAAGAATTCTTTGTCCTTCTCGTACCGGATCTGCCGGTCTTGTCGCTTTTCCGTTATATTCGACATATTGAGTCGAACCGCCTAAAAAAAGCACAGTATATTTAATCGCCGTCCACTTGGCATACAAAGTAACATCACCTATAACCGGGGTCCCAAATGCATATGCCTTCGTTAACCCGGGGTCTGTGTACCAACCGTCGAACTGATAGCCGGTGCGGACCGGATCGGCCGGACGTGTGAAGAGCGTGTTATAGACCGCCGTCTGGCTGTTAGTTACGCCGCCTCCGTTCGTTTCAAAGGTCAGCCGGTACGTATCAATGCTCCATACGGCATACAACAGCAAATTGCTGCCGCCGATTGTAACGGGGTCGCCCGGATGATAAGTAGCCGAGGTGGCAGTCTGAGCGGTTCCCCACCCGTTAAATGAATAACCGGTGCGAATCAGGCTGCCCGGTTCGGCAATAGCCGTCTCGGTGCCGGGTAAATCAGTCACGCTTGCCGGTGCAACGCCGCCAGTATTGCCGTTCCCGTTATAGACAATCGAGTATTTCGGATTCTCCGCCCATTGAGCGTGCAGTGTCACATCTCCCGCACTCAGGGTCAATGTTGAACCAGCGGGATAGCTGATGCCCGAGCCGTCAGGCAGAGTATTCCAACCTGTGAAGGCATAGCCCTGCCGGATTAAGCCGGAACCATCCGCTACAGTAAGCTGGATGCCAGACGGGAACGCATTAGAGGCCGGGGCTGTCCCTCCATCGTTGCCGTTGCCATTATAGCTTAGGGTATATAACGTACCCGGCACCCATTTCGCATAGAGCGTGAGGTTCCCATACGTCATTGTGAACGACTCGCCGGAAGCATAGGTCACTCCCGCTCCATCGGCCTGCGTATTCCATCCCGCAAAGGTATATCCCGTCTTCGTAAGACTTCCGCTATTCTCTGCAGATGCAACTGCCGAATCGCCGGTGGCGATTACCGGAGCAGGAACACTGCCCGTATCACTGCCATTTCCGTTGTAGGACACGGTGTAATTAAGGGCGAGCTTGGAAATATAGTACTTCGCATTGTATCCTACATAGAGATTCCCAAGACTGTCAGCGACAATCGCTTTAGGTGCGACAACTTCGTCAGTCGCAGAAGAGGAACCATTTCCGGCAATCGTCGTGATAATACCAGTCCCTGCAGTAATCTTGCGGATCTTATTGTTGCTACTGTCCGCAATATACACATTACCGCTATTATCGACGGTGACCGCTGATGGCCCATATAAATAAGCCTCCGTTGCCGGACCGCCGTCGCCGTTGGTAGCAGTCGGAACGATTCCCACTTGAAGGCCAGCTCCCGCAACAGTATGAACCGTATGGTCACCGGCAAGTATTTTTCGGACCTTATTACCTAAAGGTGAATTAGCGCTTGCCGTAGACTCCGTATAGTACAGATTATTGGCAGCATCCACAGCCAGTCCGGCTGGAGATGAGAGAATTGCTTCTGTTGCGGGAATATTCTCCTTGGCCAATTCACTATCCGCTGAATAAAAAGCCTGGGAAATCCCTGCAAATCTGCTTATTTGCCTATCTGGTGATATTTTATAAATAAAGCCATATCCATTCGATTCGGATAAATAGAGATTATTATCCCGGTCACATACCATCCCAGTAATAGCTCCAAATGTAACTCCAGATGCATCCCCATCAGGAATAGGAGGGGTGTTGGAGCTTCTCTGTATCCCGGAACCTGCGATAACCGAAATTCTTTGGGTGGCAGCATTCAGTTTTAAAAGGTAGAAGCCGCTAAGAAAATATATATTATTATTCCTGTCGATCGCCAAATAGGTGAGAGCTCCAATCCCGACCTCTGTTGCCGGAGCTTCGCCAATCGTCGAGATTTGCAAAGCGGTGCCATTACCCGCGACCGTAGTGACAATCCCGGTGTCTACATCGACCTTGCGGATTCTTTTATTGGAAGTATCAATAAAAAAGAGGTTGCCGTCGCTGTCCAGACTTAATGACTTTGCCGCCCTTATCTTCGCGGATGTCGCCGGACCGTTGTCCCCGGCATTGCTGAAATCCAAGGCTGCTGCCACGGGGTTCCCTGAACCCACCTCCCCCGTACCGACATACCGGCTGATCGTATAACTCTCCTCATTCTCTGCGGCGGCCACGCCAGACCGGCCGCCATACATTTCCGGCAGCAAGCTCGTCAGCAGCAGCATAAAGGCTAACAGCATTCTGGTCATTGTCTTCCATAGCGTACGCTTCCCTTTGGCAATCGTTGCTGGTTTACTGCATCTCATTGAGCACTAATCCTCCTTCGATGAATACGGATAGTTATATGACAATTATCTTAGTTGCATTGCCTTAGCCAGCAGCGTCACTGCTTCCGCCCGGGTTGCCGCCGATTTGGGGGCAAATTTATTCCCTTGCTGACCGGAGACAATACCGGCCTTGACGGCCGCTCCGACCGCCGACTTCGCCCAATCCGATATTTCTGCGTTATCTGCAAATTGAAGCTCATTGCCGCCGGTCAATTGGAACGCATACACCGCCATAGCTACCATTTCCTCCCGGCTTACAGGCTGGTCGGGCAAGAACCGTCCGTCCGGGTAGCCGTTGACAATCTGATAATTCGCCGCAGTCCGGATCATTTCGCGCGCCCAATGCTGCCCGATATCATTGAAATCTGCTGTGCCTGTACCGGCAAGACTAAGCGATTTGACCACCAGCGCGGCGAATTCCGCCCGCGATATGCTCTTGTTCGGCTTGAATGTACCGTCCGGATAACCGCTGATCGTGCCGCGCTGACGCAGCTCCTGAATGTAGCGGTTCGCCCAGTGTCCTTCAATATCGTTCAGCGGCGCCAGTTCTCCCGTACCCAGCAGGTCTGCGGAAATTTCAGCAAATACGGCAAACTTGGTGAAGTGATACACGGATGCCGTGATTTGATTGCCGTTCACCGTTCCTCCTACCCGTACCCATTTGGATGTGCTGGTATCATAGTAGTAAATCGCCGCTTCTCTGCCTTTGGCAACCTTGGAAGAATCGAAAGGCAGCGTGATCATCACCGGCTTGGCGAATGTATAGGAAGACCCGCTGCCAACGGTGAATTCGAACGTAGCACTGACTGCGGTCAGCGTAAAAGGAGCCATCGGCGGACTCGCAACCTCGGATATGCCTACCTTCACCTTCGCGCTTCCGTTCAGAGCTCCGGGCGGAATCTCCACCGCCGCCCCTGAACCAAGCGAGATTGAGCCTCCAAGCGCGGGAGTAACCGAAGCCGAACCGCTGGTAGATGCGGCCGGGCCACCGGAAGCAATCAGGTCCCTGTTGCGATTCATTACCTGAACGAGAGAAGACGTCAGATCGTTCACCTGGGATTTCAACGCGGAATTCTGTGTCAGCTGTATGTTGATCTGTGCCTCTGCCGATTGCAGCTTCACATAATTCGTTACCAGCGTCTGCTGCGATGGAGTAAGAGCATCGTACTGTGCGCGAACAGCTGCGACGGCGTTCTGGTCCGCCAGAGATACCAGAGAAGGCAGCGCCGCAATCGCCGATACCACTACATTCGCGATTTCAGTATCGTGTTCCAGCTGCAGCTCCTGCAGCGCAGCTTCCGCTTCCAGAAGACGGTTATACATGGCAAGATTATCTCCCGACTGCACCAGTTCCTTCTGCCGGTCGGTCAATGCTTCATACGCTGCGCGCGCTTCTTCGATCATCGCTTGATCATCCAGCGTAACCGCACCTGCATCCGGCAGGTTAGAGAACTTGGCGATCACCGGATTGATTGCGATCAATTGCTCCCGCAGATCAGCCATATCCGCAAGCTGCTGCTCCGCATTTACCAGCAGCGGGTAATTCGTGACCAGCGACTGTTGCGACGGGGCAAGCCCCTCATAGGCCGCGCGGGCGTTCGTTACCAACTCAGTCTGGGCAATCGACACCTGTGATGGAAGCGCCGCGATCTGCGCAATTACAGAATCGGCAGCCAACTGATCGGCGTTTGGTCCCGTTATAAGGTACACACCTGGCTTGGCCGTCAGAAACGCAACCCCGGAAGTCCCGGAGAAATCCGCTGTGGAAATCCGCGACAAGGCCGTACTGCTTGAACCATCCGAATTGTAGGAATATACCCTTAGCCGGGAATAATCCCCGGGAAGGTATACAGACAAGGTTACCCTAGCTTCCGTTCCAAAATCCCGGATCGCCGCTCCGTCCAGATTGGCGCTGACATCAACTGCCGCTTCAATCTGCTGTCCGGCTGGCAGAAGTGAGGAGAGTCCGTTCCAGGGAGAGTCCAGATAAGTGCTGTCTATCACAACCGTTCTTCCCCTGCTTCCCAGAATGCGGTCAAGCGCAGCGACTGGCATAGTTATGTTGGCGCGATCAGTGTATACATCAACATTGACCGTCGGCGGCAAATCCTCAAGATCCGATTGAGTGATGCCCTCCGCCCTGAATTCTCTTGCAGGCGCTGCATTCAAATTCAGCTTGTTCGCATCGGCTCCGAAGGGAATGCTGTAATCGGTGTCGTCAGGGTACAAGTCCCGGGAATTGATAACACCGTCGTTGTCCCAATCGAAGGTGAAGCGGGCAATTACAGAGTAGGTTCCGCCGCTAAGCAATTGCCCAGTGTCATTATAAAAAGGCTTTGATATCCCCGCGGGAGCTGCTCCAGCCTGAGCGAAGTCCCCGTCCAACTGCTCTCCGGGTGCAGTAATGCTGTATCCGGCCAGCACGAACCCGTCCGGTGTTGCGGCCAGCGTGTGAAGGAAGCTAAAGGTGCCGCCCCAGTTTCTGATTTCTTCATGCCCAGTTCCCCCGTAGAAACCAAGCCACTCCATATTCAGCTGATCATCGGTCTTAATGACAACGAAGTCGAGCGGTTCGCCGCCCTTGGGGTCCGCAGCTCCTGTCGGACTATCCGCAACCTTTCCTGCGAAATCACCAGTCAAACCAAGAGCTTGCCCCATAAACAGGTAGCCGCCGCCCGGTGCAGGTACAACCGCAGACAGCGTATCCTGCCATTGTTCGCTGCTGCCGGCGAACACGCTATCCTCCGGTCTCGAATAAGTTTTGACTCTTAGCAGTTCCCCTGTGCCCAGATCGTACTGAAGAGCGGTTGATGTATATCTTGGATATAAGGCTACTCCCGCCACCGTCATTACACTTCCATCCTCAGATATCGCCGCGTCGTTAAGTACCGTAGAATAAATGACTGGAATATAGCTCTTCCCCCAAATCAATTTCCCTTCGGCATCCAGACGAGCGGTAAGCCCTCTTTCCACAATGGTTGCATTTGCTGGTGCCAGTGAGGCTGGCCCATAATCGGAAGCCTCCGGCTTCGTATTGAGCGAAGCAGAGGATGAGCTGCCGACAACTGCATAACCTCCTCCGTTAGGTAGTTCAACAATGCTGTTCAGGCTGTCGTCTTGGGAGCCTCCAAGATTTTGCAACCATTCCCGGGTTCCATCAGCTGTGTATTTGACCACAATTCCGTCTGTCTTCCCCCTGCTATTCACCTCGAAATCCCCATCCTGCGAGCTGCTTGTACCGACAGCTATAAAGCCCCCGTCAGCGGTCGCCTTAACGCTCCGCAATATTTCGTCTCCGCTGCCGCCTAAGGCTGTAACCCCGAGAA includes these proteins:
- a CDS encoding InlB B-repeat-containing protein, which gives rise to MRCSKPATIAKGKRTLWKTMTRMLLAFMLLLTSLLPEMYGGRSGVAAAENEESYTISRYVGTGEVGSGNPVAAALDFSNAGDNGPATSAKIRAAKSLSLDSDGNLFFIDTSNKRIRKVDVDTGIVTTVAGNGTALQISTIGEAPATEVGIGALTYLAIDRNNNIYFLSGFYLLKLNAATQRISVIAGSGIQRSSNTPPIPDGDASGVTFGAITGMVCDRDNNLYLSESNGYGFIYKISPDRQISRFAGISQAFYSADSELAKENIPATEAILSSPAGLAVDAANNLYYTESTASANSPLGNKVRKILAGDHTVHTVAGAGLQVGIVPTATNGDGGPATEAYLYGPSAVTVDNSGNVYIADSSNNKIRKITAGTGIITTIAGNGSSSATDEVVAPKAIVADSLGNLYVGYNAKYYISKLALNYTVSYNGNGSDTGSVPAPVIATGDSAVASAENSGSLTKTGYTFAGWNTQADGAGVTYASGESFTMTYGNLTLYAKWVPGTLYTLSYNGNGNDGGTAPASNAFPSGIQLTVADGSGLIRQGYAFTGWNTLPDGSGISYPAGSTLTLSAGDVTLHAQWAENPKYSIVYNGNGNTGGVAPASVTDLPGTETAIAEPGSLIRTGYSFNGWGTAQTATSATYHPGDPVTIGGSNLLLYAVWSIDTYRLTFETNGGGVTNSQTAVYNTLFTRPADPVRTGYQFDGWYTDPGLTKAYAFGTPVIGDVTLYAKWTAIKYTVLFLGGSTQYVEYNGKATRPADPVREGQRILGWYYGGTNVIFDFNTPITANIQLEAKWESVAFNVTFNTDGGTTVESQKVDNGSTAVRPDDDPGKYGYAFAGWYSDSELTHEYNFASTVSSDLTIYAKWVPRTYTVSFNTNGGTAVQAQSITYNEKVAQPEAPVKDGYGFGGWYSNAALTTAYNFNAPVTKNVTLYAKWVKDSYTVSFNSNGGTAISAVAVPYGTPVAQPEAPTKAGYTFGGWYVNAALTTKYIFSAAVEDDLTLYAKWTPIVHTISFNTGGGSSVAVQKVNDGGTATLPRAPTKEGYGFDGWYTDEALIMPYDFSAPVTDDLTLYAKWKANSYTVSFNSNGGTAVSSQAVAYGAPAQQPAAPVKTGYTFGGWYSDSALTTVYDFGAPVQGNVTLYAKWTVNSYTITFEPNGGTAVSIQTIAYGQTAALPTAPAKTGYAFGGWYLDEELTVAYSFQSPVIGDLTLYAKWNTADTSGGSGSGGSGGGGGGATAATASPAPSASPTPQPTVSTTGSASVNPQSGARVSQGDLAAVDIPAGALAGSRAVEVRVDEVAAPPAASGDLTPIAKTYEFTVGGAGYTFTRSVKITLKFDPALIPAGATPSIYYYDETAGEWKRIGGTADGGTITAETTHFTKYSVFAEGSTAQGSTPSDISGHWAEAYIVKLLGNGVVQGYPDGTFQPGKAVTRAEFASMLVKALNLQATGQSAFSDMDSHWAKNTVAIAADHGIVTGYEDGTFRPNQQVTRQEMVAMAVRAFGLAGGSAPSFADSGDIAVWAKSSVGAAVQAGIVSGQTGNRFAPAVTATRAEAVTLIAKALELN
- a CDS encoding S-layer homology domain-containing protein, which codes for MNTKPCKSRVMLRAMLALTLLMPILGQAGLTEKAAAAEYDDSMDFPMARSSWAAAKYQTTMVSGITEYDNTSVIVDSAGDYVSTLSLSLQDTDELGLNPDELSGDAAAEITGLVVKTSDADGVMKKVWANGLYAVSGSSSCTIDFQNVAELKDGTFVAVGEILTKNSGAADPHPVVLKDYIGGSWNVNVYPGTSGLSEIGDALIMRMDASGHVLGVTALGGSGDEILRSVKATADGGFIAVGTSSSQDGDFEVNSRGKTDGIVVKYTADGTREWLQNLGGSQDDSLNSIVELPNGGGYAVVGSSSSASLNTKPEASDYGPASLAPANATIVERGLTARLDAEGKLIWGKSYIPVIYSTVLNDAAISEDGSVMTVAGVALYPRYTSTALQYDLGTGELLRVKTYSRPEDSVFAGSSEQWQDTLSAVVPAPGGGYLFMGQALGLTGDFAGKVADSPTGAADPKGGEPLDFVVIKTDDQLNMEWLGFYGGTGHEEIRNWGGTFSFLHTLAATPDGFVLAGYSITAPGEQLDGDFAQAGAAPAGISKPFYNDTGQLLSGGTYSVIARFTFDWDNDGVINSRDLYPDDTDYSIPFGADANKLNLNAAPAREFRAEGITQSDLEDLPPTVNVDVYTDRANITMPVAALDRILGSRGRTVVIDSTYLDSPWNGLSSLLPAGQQIEAAVDVSANLDGAAIRDFGTEARVTLSVYLPGDYSRLRVYSYNSDGSSSTALSRISTADFSGTSGVAFLTAKPGVYLITGPNADQLAADSVIAQIAALPSQVSIAQTELVTNARAAYEGLAPSQQSLVTNYPLLVNAEQQLADMADLREQLIAINPVIAKFSNLPDAGAVTLDDQAMIEEARAAYEALTDRQKELVQSGDNLAMYNRLLEAEAALQELQLEHDTEIANVVVSAIAALPSLVSLADQNAVAAVRAQYDALTPSQQTLVTNYVKLQSAEAQINIQLTQNSALKSQVNDLTSSLVQVMNRNRDLIASGGPAASTSGSASVTPALGGSISLGSGAAVEIPPGALNGSAKVKVGISEVASPPMAPFTLTAVSATFEFTVGSGSSYTFAKPVMITLPFDSSKVAKGREAAIYYYDTSTSKWVRVGGTVNGNQITASVYHFTKFAVFAEISADLLGTGELAPLNDIEGHWANRYIQELRQRGTISGYPDGTFKPNKSISRAEFAALVVKSLSLAGTGTADFNDIGQHWAREMIRTAANYQIVNGYPDGRFLPDQPVSREEMVAMAVYAFQLTGGNELQFADNAEISDWAKSAVGAAVKAGIVSGQQGNKFAPKSAATRAEAVTLLAKAMQLR